The Suricata suricatta isolate VVHF042 chromosome 4, meerkat_22Aug2017_6uvM2_HiC, whole genome shotgun sequence genome includes a region encoding these proteins:
- the TIA1 gene encoding nucleolysin TIA-1 isoform X9: MATGKSKGYGFVSFFNKWDAENAIQQMGGQWLGGRQIRTNWATRKPPAPKSTYESNTKQLSYDEVVNQSSPSNCTVYCGGVTSGLTEQLMRQTFSPFGQIMEIRVFPDKGYSFVRFNSHESAAHAIVSVNGTTIEGHVVKCYWGKETLDVINPVQQQNQIGYPQAYGQWGQWYGNAQQIGQYMPNGWQVPAYGMYGQAWNQQGFNQTQSSAPWMGPNYGVQPPPGQNGSMLPNQPAGYRVAGYETQ, translated from the exons GATGCCGAAAATGCCATTCAGCAGATGGGTGGCCAGTGGCTTGGTGGAAGACAAATCAGAACTAACTGGGCAACCCGAAAGCCTCCAGCTCCAAAGAGTACATATGAGT CAAACACCAAACAGCTGTCATATGATGAAGTCGTAAATCAGTCTAGTCCAAGCAACTGTACTGTATATTGTGGAGGTGTCacctctgggctgacag AACAACTAATGCGTCAGACTTTTTCACCATTTGGACAAATAATGGAAATTCGAGTTTTTCCAGATAAAGGATATTCATTTGTTCG GTTCAATTCTCATGAAAGTGCAGCACATGCAATCGTTTCTGTTAATGGAACTACCATTGAAGGCCATGTTGTGAAATGCTATTGGGGCAAAGAAACTCTTGACGTGATAAATCCCGTGCAACAG CAGAATCAGATTGGATATCCACAAGCTTATGGCCAGTGGGGCCAATGGTATGGAAATGCACAACAGATTGGCCAGTATATGCCTAATGGTTGGCAAGTACCTGCGTATGGAATGTATGGCCAGGCATGGAATCAACAGGGATTTAA TCAGACACAGTCTTCTGCACCATGGATGGGACCCAATTATGGAGTGCAGCCACCTCCAGGACAGAATGGCAGCATGTTGCCTAACCAGCCTGCAGGGTATCGAGTGGCAGGGTATGAAACCCAGTAA